From one Microcoleus sp. FACHB-831 genomic stretch:
- a CDS encoding DUF3172 domain-containing protein, with the protein MRNKSRPSASKSSGSKSSPFNYTSIAILAGVFILGVGVGIGFSSTATFSPQNVASRDFIDRAAPNPELCVQYGASAMVTDARIYVTLNPFNVYVSQPTMRPGCVLRTNNWAVLEQQKLVTSDQVNECKNRMNTFGFTGTLESKPEINCVYQNEAAKNFFINQPGVGAPPPETDKF; encoded by the coding sequence ATGAGAAATAAATCTAGACCCTCAGCCTCTAAATCCTCCGGCTCTAAATCTTCCCCCTTTAACTACACCTCCATAGCAATCTTAGCAGGCGTGTTTATTCTGGGGGTTGGGGTTGGAATTGGCTTTAGCTCGACGGCAACTTTTAGCCCGCAAAACGTCGCATCCCGCGATTTCATTGATAGGGCTGCGCCGAATCCAGAGCTTTGCGTTCAGTATGGAGCCAGCGCTATGGTTACGGACGCCCGCATCTACGTGACGCTGAATCCTTTCAACGTGTATGTATCTCAGCCAACTATGCGCCCTGGTTGTGTATTGCGTACCAATAACTGGGCGGTTTTAGAGCAACAAAAACTTGTAACTTCAGACCAGGTTAACGAGTGCAAAAACCGGATGAACACATTTGGCTTCACTGGCACGCTTGAGAGCAAACCGGAGATTAATTGCGTCTATCAAAACGAAGCTGCCAAGAACTTCTTCATCAATCAACCGGGGGTTGGCGCACCGCCGCCAGAAACGGATAAATTCTAA
- a CDS encoding AMIN domain-containing protein, producing MRPEKLVLRIRPSVGILATLATASAIAGVAAISNPHLGAIAKFKLAATGTQLTDWRFDPAASQLEINLNKQSTPRYFLLSQPPRIVLDLPNTQMASVDKQESYAGIVQQIRVSQFQPDVTRIVLELSPEVLLGDVLVQLQPSETTSVGNRWILRSLIADSRTSAAPDFSTTLPPANFRTPQTSRVQVPPISTGDRPTGGQEGENSQVPLSTLPQTATASTLPPATFKTNRTASISVPPLKTATATTRVIEFGQPLPGGENTPVVPAVVSRVSNSQPVVERQALPSSESSISKPQGVAVVVPRLVPRVAPLPTVTAAAASIEPALPSLQRPSSVSPVRQQPTVAVAPLGSRVAPRASVTATMASIEFGVPLPSSPRPGGVSSRRQRPTVVVPPLAPKVAAVRERQSSRSSIDFEAPVQPKRGAASARQRASVVVPPLGSRVSTRRKVTAAQRSRTRVAVGSPKRQSVAKRRRAKLVAQRSRSRVTPQARSIARSRPGAEALLLRQTNAISTATLFKAEFPDVLLPEGAVLSLIYPGKKPLTMKAGTQRQEVLLLTEAIRDRSGQIVVPAGSHIIGRFETNSRGSRFIAQAIALGSRNVPISAESEVLKRKRRLSPNQILQVQLKEDLR from the coding sequence ATGAGGCCAGAAAAATTGGTATTGCGAATTCGGCCTAGTGTGGGTATCTTGGCAACTCTTGCTACAGCCAGCGCGATCGCAGGGGTAGCAGCGATCTCCAATCCACACCTTGGAGCGATCGCCAAATTCAAGTTAGCGGCGACTGGGACGCAGCTGACTGACTGGCGATTTGACCCAGCCGCAAGTCAGTTGGAAATAAATTTAAATAAACAAAGTACCCCCCGCTACTTCCTGCTCTCTCAACCACCTCGCATTGTTCTGGATTTACCCAATACCCAGATGGCAAGCGTTGACAAGCAAGAAAGTTACGCTGGTATTGTTCAACAAATTCGGGTATCGCAGTTTCAGCCCGATGTGACGCGGATTGTATTAGAACTATCCCCAGAAGTGCTTTTGGGCGACGTACTGGTGCAACTGCAACCGTCAGAAACTACATCTGTGGGGAATCGGTGGATCTTGCGATCGCTAATTGCCGATTCCAGGACATCAGCAGCACCCGATTTTTCAACAACATTACCACCAGCCAATTTCCGCACCCCCCAGACATCCCGCGTGCAGGTTCCCCCTATCAGTACAGGCGATCGCCCTACCGGGGGACAAGAGGGAGAAAATTCTCAAGTCCCACTAAGCACTCTTCCCCAAACCGCAACCGCCTCCACGCTACCCCCAGCTACTTTTAAGACTAATCGCACAGCAAGCATCAGCGTCCCTCCCCTGAAAACCGCCACAGCCACGACGCGAGTTATTGAATTTGGCCAACCCCTGCCTGGTGGGGAGAATACCCCAGTAGTTCCAGCAGTCGTTAGTAGAGTCTCCAACTCCCAGCCAGTGGTAGAACGGCAGGCTCTCCCCAGTTCCGAGTCCTCAATATCCAAACCTCAAGGAGTTGCCGTAGTAGTGCCTCGGCTTGTTCCAAGGGTTGCCCCACTTCCTACCGTTACGGCGGCGGCAGCAAGTATAGAGCCTGCATTGCCATCCTTGCAACGTCCGAGCAGCGTCTCGCCCGTCAGACAACAACCGACAGTGGCGGTAGCGCCGCTTGGATCGAGAGTTGCCCCCCGCGCTAGTGTTACGGCGACGATGGCAAGTATAGAGTTTGGAGTCCCGCTTCCATCGTCGCCGCGTCCGGGCGGCGTCTCATCGCGCCGACAAAGACCGACTGTGGTGGTTCCTCCGCTTGCGCCAAAGGTTGCTGCTGTTAGAGAACGGCAAAGCAGTAGGTCAAGTATAGACTTTGAAGCCCCAGTTCAGCCCAAGAGAGGCGCTGCGTCGGCGCGGCAAAGAGCTAGCGTGGTGGTTCCGCCGCTTGGATCTAGGGTTTCCACTCGGCGCAAGGTTACGGCGGCGCAAAGAAGTAGGACAAGGGTAGCAGTTGGCTCCCCAAAAAGGCAGTCAGTCGCCAAACGCCGACGCGCAAAATTGGTGGCTCAAAGGAGTAGGTCGAGGGTGACGCCACAAGCGAGGTCGATCGCGCGATCGCGCCCAGGTGCGGAGGCACTTTTGCTGCGTCAGACTAATGCAATTTCCACCGCTACTTTATTTAAAGCAGAATTTCCAGATGTGTTGCTGCCAGAGGGGGCTGTGCTGAGCTTGATCTATCCCGGTAAAAAGCCTCTAACTATGAAAGCGGGTACTCAGAGGCAAGAAGTGTTGCTGCTTACTGAGGCAATACGCGATCGCTCAGGTCAAATTGTCGTCCCAGCAGGCTCCCACATCATCGGACGCTTTGAAACAAATTCTCGCGGCAGTCGCTTTATTGCCCAAGCGATCGCCCTCGGTAGCCGCAATGTTCCTATATCAGCCGAGTCAGAAGTTCTAAAACGCAAGCGGCGGCTCTCACCAAATCAAATTCTACAAGTTCAGCTCAAAGAGGATTTACGCTAA